The Gemmatimonadaceae bacterium DNA window CGTTCTCCGCAATCGCAGCCGGCATCGCGGCGCTCTACGGTCCGCTGCACGGCGGCGCGAACGAGCAAGTGCTGCGGATGATCAACGAGATCGGCCATCCGAAGAACGTTCCGGCGTTCATCGAAGAGGTGAAAGGCGGCAAGGGCAGCAAGCTGATGGGCTTCGGGCACCGCGTGTACAAGAGCTACGACCCGCGCGCTCGCATCGTGAAGAAGCTCGCCGACGAGGTGTTCAAGGTGGTCGGCGTCGACAAGGATCTCGAGATCGCGCTCGAGCTCGAGCGCATCGCGCTGTCCGACGACTACTTCGTGTCTCGCAAGCTCTATCCGAACGTCGACTTCTACACCGGGTTGATCTACCGGTCGATGGCGTTCCCGACCGACTTCTTCACCGTGCTCTTCGCGGTCGCCCGCACCGCCGGCTGGCTCGCGCAATGGGAAGAGATGCTCAACGACAAGGAGCAGAAGATCGCGCGTCCGCGGCAGATCTATGTCGGCTACGGCGAGCGTCAGTTCA harbors:
- a CDS encoding citrate/2-methylcitrate synthase; its protein translation is FSAIAAGIAALYGPLHGGANEQVLRMINEIGHPKNVPAFIEEVKGGKGSKLMGFGHRVYKSYDPRARIVKKLADEVFKVVGVDKDLEIALELERIALSDDYFVSRKLYPNVDFYTGLIYRSMAFPTDFFTVLFAVARTAGWLAQWEEMLNDKEQKIARPRQIYVGYGERQFKSNLKDRFPKANKDALKANKDAIRK